In the Solanum pennellii chromosome 5, SPENNV200 genome, one interval contains:
- the LOC107020334 gene encoding uncharacterized protein LOC107020334 isoform X1, whose translation MAMYIRVKRNKTTYFIQCDPTETVLQMKEKLSNLIDQPANDQQLVLMPAGDVLEDSKSLADQKVENDAVVALTLRKDDNEFEEVNIVKPNDEF comes from the exons ATG GCAATGTATATCCGTGTGAAGCGTAATAAGACCACCTACTTTATTCAATGTGACCCCACTGAGACAGTTCTACAAATGAAGGAGAAATTGTCTAACCTCATAGATCAACCTGCTAATGATCAGCAACTAGTCCTGATGCCTGCTGGAGATGTGTTGGAAGACTCGAAGTCCCTAGCTGATCAGAAG GTTGAAAATGATGCTGTGGTGGCGCTGACTCTGAGAAAAG ATGACAATGAATTTGAGGAAGTGAATATCGTGAAaccaaatgatgaattttaG
- the LOC107020542 gene encoding chlorophyll a-b binding protein 6A, chloroplastic-like: protein MASNTLMSYGIAPVYPSILSSSKSKFATALPVSTGVTNDTSRFSMSADWMPGQPRPSYLDGSAPGDFGFDPLGFGEVPENLERYKESELIHCRWAMLAVPGIIVPEALGLGNWVKAQEWAAIPGGQATYLGQPVPWGTLPTILAIEFLAIAFVEHQRSMEKDSEKKKYPGGAFDPLGYSKDPAKFEELKVKEIKNGRLALLAFVGFCVQQSAYPGTGPLENLATHLADPWHNNIGDVIIPKGIFPN, encoded by the exons atggcTTCTAACACATTGATGAGTTATGGAATTGCACCTGTTTACCCCTCTATTCTCTCTTCTTCCAAGTCTAAATTCGCCACCGCGTTGCCGGTATCCACCGGAGTTACCAACGACACGTCAAGGTTCAGCATGTCGGCCGATTGGATGCCCGGGCAGCCTCGTCCATCCTACCTCGACGGCTCAGCCCCCGG AGATTTCGGATTTGATCCACTTGGTTTTGGAGAAGTACCAGAAAATTTGGAAAGATACAAAGAATCTGAACTTATTCATTGTAGATGGGCTATGCTTGCTGTT CCAGGAATCATAGTACCAGAGGCATTGGGCTTAGGTAATTGGGTCAAGGCCCAAGAGTGGGCAGCCATTCCTGGTGGACAAGCTACATATTTGGGCCAGCCTGTTCCATGGGGAACACTTCCTACTATTTTGGCTATTGAATTTCTAGCCATAGCCTTTGTAGAACACCAAAGGAGTATGGAAAAAGATTCAGAAAAGAAGAAGTACCCTGGTGGGGCTTTTGACCCATTGGGTTACTCTAAAGACCCTGCTAAATTTGAAGAACTCAAagtcaaggaaatcaagaatG GTCGTCTTGCATTGTTGGCATTTGTGGGATTTTGTGTACAACAGTCAGCATATCCAGGAACAGGACCATTGGAGAACTTGGCAACTCACTTGGCTGACCCATGGCACAACAACATTGGGGATGTTATTATCCCTAAAGGCATTTTCCCTAattaa
- the LOC107020332 gene encoding uncharacterized protein LOC107020332: protein MDFFSRNTSDDSSGFQQDIARCPFLTNINEPTNFSFSSPIGLPIPVRGGKGPIFEDGPNFDMAFRLFHGQNGAVPLSGRLSITNEKPDPESVARHFNPLVAKAATISLSSFGFGGPFGFDSFSEKWKNQKKKSESSKRQGGDSEHEALSNEWLQNGNCPIAKSYRAVSTVLPLVAKVFQPPPGVKLKCPPAIVAARAALSRTAFAKNLRPQPLPAKILVIGVLGMAANIPLGVWREHTEKFSPSWFAAVHAAVPFIAILRKSILMPKAAMAFTIGASVLGQVIGSRAERLRLKTVAARELVPTENSTPGHIHLVVDGARGGYCNEIVASNKVPLHAGFLSPASVVS, encoded by the exons ATGGATTTTTTCTCTAGGAATACAAGTGATGACTCTTCAGGTTTCCAGCAAGACATTGCTAGATGCCCATTTTTGACGAATATCAATGAGCCAACTAATTTTTCCTTCTCAAGCCCCATTGGTTTGCCCATTCCA GTACGTGGAGGAAAAGGTCCTATCTTCGAGGATGGTCCTAACTTTGACATGGCATTCCGGCTTTTCCATGGCCAGAATGGTGCTGTCCCACTTTCTGGGAGGCTTTCCATTACGAATGAGAAACCAGATCCTGAATCTGTAGCTCGTCATTTCAACCCTTTGGTGGCAAAGGCAGCTACCATAAGTCTCTCATCTTTTGGATTTGGAGGACCATTTGGTTTTGATTCATTCTCTGAGAAGTGGAAGAATCAAAAGAAGAAGTCTGAGTCATCCAAAAGACAG GGAGGAGATTCAGAACATGAAGCACTAAGCAATGAGTGGTTGCAGAATGGGAATTGTCCTATTGCGAAGTCGTACCGTGCTGTAAGTACTGTCCTTCCTCTTGTAGCAAAGGTTTTTCAGCCCCCTCCTGGTGTGAAACTCAAGTGTCCCCCTGCTATAGTAGCTGCCCGAGCTGCTCTATCACGGACAGCCTTTGCGAAAAACTTGCGACCACAACCTCTGCCTGCAAAGATATTAGTGATTGGTGTTTTGGGCATGGCAGCAAATATTCCTTTAGGTGTATGGAGAGAACACACTGAAAAATTTTCACCATCTTGGTTTGCAGCTGTACATGCAGCTGTGCCATTCATAGCCATTCTGAGGAAGTCCATTTTGATGCCTAAAGCGGCTATGGCGTTTACCATTGGAGCATCTGTTCTGGGGCAAGTGATAGGCTCAAGGGCAGAACGACTTCGGCTCAAAACAGTTGCAGCTAGGGAACTGGTTCCTACTGAAAACTCTACTCCAGGACACATCCATCTAGTCGTTGATGGAGCTAGAGGGGGATACTGCAACGAGATTGTTGCTTCGAACAAGGTTCCTCTGCATGCCGGTTTCCTTTCACCAGCTAGTGTAGTTAGCTGA
- the LOC107020334 gene encoding uncharacterized protein LOC107020334 isoform X2 translates to MYIRVKRNKTTYFIQCDPTETVLQMKEKLSNLIDQPANDQQLVLMPAGDVLEDSKSLADQKVENDAVVALTLRKDDNEFEEVNIVKPNDEF, encoded by the exons ATGTATATCCGTGTGAAGCGTAATAAGACCACCTACTTTATTCAATGTGACCCCACTGAGACAGTTCTACAAATGAAGGAGAAATTGTCTAACCTCATAGATCAACCTGCTAATGATCAGCAACTAGTCCTGATGCCTGCTGGAGATGTGTTGGAAGACTCGAAGTCCCTAGCTGATCAGAAG GTTGAAAATGATGCTGTGGTGGCGCTGACTCTGAGAAAAG ATGACAATGAATTTGAGGAAGTGAATATCGTGAAaccaaatgatgaattttaG
- the LOC107018782 gene encoding uncharacterized protein LOC107018782 has protein sequence MPNSFFHLKIILEISNSKSNEENPKTLVKNREISSCGVLHQKFVNGKKNPFSLSSISSKSTKIHQFSFRYSGSVSNVLKVSCPLTLGGHLASYGTRSLVSSTKPDPSCVTHLAAIRKRWLSQSATAQDDNKISIGPRKGGEGGNDEKDGGVVYYGPISNTIKNVKLLSLSTCCLSVSLGPVITFMTSTDSNVILKGAVASTVIFFSASTTAALHWFVSPYIHKLRWKPGSDSFEVEMMSWLATFMPKTIKFADIKHPDTNRPYVTFKANGNFYFVDAEHCPNKALLAKLTPQKPTHESAFKNL, from the exons ATGCCCAATTCGTTTttccatttaaaaataatacttgaGATATCTAATAGCAAATCTAACgaagaaaaccccaaaacccTAGTGAAAAACAGAGAGATCTCCAGTTGTGGGGTTTTGCATCAGAAATTTGTCAATGGCAAGAAGAACCCTTTTTCACTTAGTTCGATCTCAAGCAAATCTACTAAAATCCACCAATTTTCATTCAG GTACTCTGGTAGTGTAAGTAATGTTCTCAAAGTTTCTTGTCCTCTGACTTTGG GTGGTCATCTGGCTAGTTATGGAACTAGGTCACTTGTCAGTAGTACCAAACCTGACCCTAGTTGTGTGACACATCTAGCTGCTATCCGTAAAAGGTGGCTATCACAGTCTGCAACAGCACAAGACGACAACAAGATCAGCATAGGGCCTcgcaaaggaggagaaggaggaaATGATGAAAAGGATGGCGGAGTTGTCTACTATGGTCCTATCTCAAACACGATAAAGAATGTGAAGCTTCTGTCCCTTTCAACATGTTGCCTTTCTGTGTCTTTAGGCCCTGTCATAACCTTCATGACATCTACTGATTCAAATGTGATACTAAAGGGAGCAGTTGCATCTACCGTTATATTCTTCAGTGCTTCTACTACCGCTGCGCTTCACTGGTTTGTGAGTCCTTATATTCACAAACTGAGATGGAAGCCAGGTTCAGATTCTTTTGAAGTGGAGATGATGTCTTGGCTTGCAACTTTTATGCCGAAGACGATTAAGTTTGCAGATATCAAGCATCCTGACACCAATAGACCTTATGTAACATTCAAGGCTAACGGAAACTTCTATTTTGTTGATGCCGAGCATTGTCCCAACAAGGCGCTATTGGCAAAACTTACCCCACAGAAACCTACTCATGAGTCAGCTTTCAAGAACTTGTGA
- the LOC107020333 gene encoding chlorophyll a-b binding protein 6A, chloroplastic encodes MASNTLMSCGIPAVCPSFLSSTKSKFAAAMPVSVGATNSMSRFSMSADWMPGQPRPSYLDGSAPGDFGFDPLGLGEVPANLERYKESELIHCRWAMLAVPGIIVPEALGLGNWVKAQEWAAIPGGQATYLGQPVPWGTLPTILAIEFLAIAFVEHQRSMEKDSEKKKYPGGAFDPLGYSKDPAKFEELKVKEIKNGRLALLAFVGFCVQQSAYPGTGPLENLATHLADPWHNNIGDVIIPKGIFPN; translated from the exons aTGGCTTCTAATACATTGATGAGTTGTGGAATTCCAGCTGTTTGCCCCTCTTTCCTATCTTCTACCAAGTCCAAATTCGCCGCCGCGATGCCGGTGTCCGTTGGAGCTACTAACTCCATGTCTCGGTTCTCCATGTCAGCTGATTGGATGCCCGGGCAGCCCCGTCCATCTTACCTCGACGGCTCAGCCCCCGG AGATTTTGGATTTGATCCACTTGGTTTAGGAGAAGTACCTGCAAATTTGGAAAGATACAAAGAATCTGAACTTATTCATTGCAGATGGGCTATGCTTGCTGTT CCCGGAATCATAGTACCAGAGGCCTTGGGCTTGGGTAATTGGGTCAAGGCCCAAGAATGGGCAGCCATTCCTGGTGGACAAGCTACATATTTGGGCCAGCCTGTTCCATGGGGAACACTTCCTACTATTTTGGCTATTGAATTTCTAGCCATAGCTTTTGTAGAACACCAAAGGAGTATGGAAAAAGATTCAGAAAAGAAGAAGTACCCTGGTGGGGCTTTTGACCCATTGGGCTACTCTAAAGACCCTGCTAAATTTGAAGAACTCAAagtcaaggaaatcaagaatG GTCGTCTTGCATTGTTGGCATTTGTGGGATTTTGTGTACAACAATCAGCATATCCAGGAACAGGACCATTGGAGAACTTGGCAACTCACTTGGCTGACCCATGGCACAACAACATTGGGGATGTTATTATCCCTAAAGGCATTTTCCCTAATTAA